In Spirosoma sp. KUDC1026, the sequence TGAACTGATCGAAGGCTTTGCCTACGCGAAGAATACCGAATCGATTCGGTTTATTCTCAGCCGCCTGGCCCTGACGAGTCTGCTGGTGCTGCCGTTCACGACGCTGATGCCCGTTTATGCCAAAGACATTTTCCACGGTACGGCCTCGACCTTTGGGCTAATCGACAGCGCGATTGGCTTGGGTGCCTTTATTGGGGCTCTTTACCTGGCCTCACTGAAACCAACGACCAATCTTAATAACGTACTGGCGATCAATACGTTTGTTTTTGGTGCCGGACTGATTCTCTTTTCGCACGCACCCTGGTATCCGCTGGCGCTGGTGCTTATTGCCGTAGGAGCCTTTGGGATGATGTCGCAGGTAACCATTACGAACACGTTATTGCAAACCCAGTCGGCCCCCGTCATGCGGGGTCGGGTGATCAGCCTGTTTGTGATGGCCAACGCCGGTATGCAGCCCCTGGGCAGTCTGCTGGTCGGCACCCTTTCCGAACACATCGGTGTTCAGAACACCGTCCTGATTCAGGGCCTGCTGGCGCTGGGCATCGGCGCTTTTCATGTTCGTCATTTACGCCTGGCCCGACGCCCCAAACCGGTCGTTCAGCCAGCCCCTGCCGCCGTGCAGGAAGCTACGCTGACGGTCTGACCGCCCCAAAAGGCTCGTCGTTTTAAACAAGTCAGTAACCTGCTGGTTGACGAATAGCAGCCGGCATGGCTGACGGTTGGCCACAAGAGATACACATGACTAAGCTGATTGCCCTTGAAGAGCATTTTTTGACGAGTGAGATCCGTGCCGCCTGGGAAGCCTCCCCGATCGGGCAGGAAGGCACCGACCGCCTGGACCAGGGAATAATCGACGAACGTCTGAACGATCTGGGGCAGCAGCGGCTTGCCCTGATGGACGAAAGTGGCGTGGACGTACAGGTGCTTTCGGTGACCACCCCCGCCCTAAATAACCTCGAGCCCGAGCAGAGCGTCATCCTGGCCCGGCAGACCAATGATTTTATAGCCGCTACCATCGCCCGACACCCCACCCGTTTTCAGGGCTTTGCCACCCTGCCGACGGCTTCACCAGCGCACGCAGCCCCCGAACTGGCGCGCAGCGTTACGGAGCTGGGTCTGTCGGGAGCCATGCTGTGCGGACGTACCCGCGAGAAAAATATGGACCACCCGGATTTCTGGCCGCTGTACGAAACGGCGGCTGCGCTGGGCGTACCGTTGTACATTCACCCCCAAATTCCACAGCAGGGCGTTCGGGATGTGTACTATTCGGGATTCGGTGATCCGGTGGTGGATACTGCTTTTGCCACGTTCTATAGTGCGCCCCGTTTTTAAGACCACTAATTAAATTGGATAACGGGCTAAATTTAGTCCCGTATGAAAGGCAAGAGCAAACGTAAATTTACCTCTGAATTCAAACTCAAGGTAGTACTTGAAGTCCTTAAAGAAAAGGATACATTGGCTGTCATCAGCAAACGCCACGAGCTTCATCCGAATCAGATCAGTGACTGGAAGCGGCAATTCCTACAGGGGGCCGCTTCCGTTTTCGAGGCAGGTTGCAAACCCACATCGACCAACGCAGAACCCGAAACCGCCTTGCTCTATGAGCAGATTGGACGATTACAAATGGAACTGACTTTTTTCAAAAAAAAGTTGACGCCATGAGTCTTTCGCAGCGACGATCACTGCTTGATGCAGCTTTATCAACTAGCATTCGCCAACAATGCCAGTGGGTAGGATTGCCCCGCTCAACCTATTACTACCAACCGGTAGTAGCCACATCAGACGATTTACTACTGATGCGTTTGCTGGATGAGCAGTACCTGCTAACTCCGCAGTACGGGTACCGCAAGATGCAGGTAGCCCTGGCAAAGGCAGGCTATTGTGTCAATCACAAACGCGTTCGGCGTCTCATGCAAATACTTGGCATAGAAGCCATTTATCCTAAAATAAACACCTCGAAACCGGCCATAGGCCACCGAATTTATCCCTATTTGCTGCGGGGGTTGGTCATTGTGCGGGTCCACCAAGTTTGGGCTACTGACATTACCTATGTACCCATGGCGACCGGATATATGTACCTGATGGCCATCATCGATCTGTATAGTCGATACGTATTAAGTTGGTCCGTTTCCAACACCATGGAGGCTGATTGGTGTTGTGGCGTGTTACGAAAGGCCTTAGGGAGCTATCCTCAACCCGAGATTTTTAACACCGATCAAGGCAGTCAATTTACCTCGGATGATTTTACAAGTGTCCTGCTCGATCAGAACATTCGCATCTCAATGGACGGCAAAGGGCGGGCATTGGACAACATATTCGTAGAGCGGCTTTGGCGAAGCGTAAAATATGAGGATATTTATCTGAAAGCCTACCAGGATGGCTGGCAGTTAGAGGCAGGCTTACAAGCTTATTTCGAGTTTTATAACTGTCGGCGCTTTCACCAGTCGCTGAATTATCGAACGCCTGAAGAGGTATTAAAGGGAATAAAAAGCAGTCAAACCAAGTAGGAAATCAGATCAACTAACAATTTCGTTATTCAGTAAAGTGGTCCAGTTCTAAGGGCGCAGTGTATTCGGACTGGGCTGGCATTACGAAGCCGGTATTCAGTTCGTCCGATTAATACTGGCGGGAGTTTTCGATAAATACCCTACCCTGCAGATCATACTCGGCCACTGGGGCGAAGTCGTTCTTTTTTACCTCGAACGGATGAATGCGCTCGGCCAGCTTGCCAAGTTGCAGCGCCCCATCGCCGATTATTTCCGGCAGAACCTGTACGTAACCCCAAGCGGCATGTGGAGTCAGGCGTATTTACAGCGTTCGCTGGAGATTCTGGGTCCCGAACGAATTCTTTTCTCGGTCGATTACCCCTATCAATACAAACCGGGCGCACCGGGGCGGCAGTTTATCGAGCAATCTACGCTTTCGGCCGGGCAGAAAGAGTTGTTTGCGCACGGCAACTGGGAGCGTCTCATGCAGACTGTCAATAGGTAGCGGTTGCGGTACCGCAGGCGGCCAATCGGGCATTGTCTACCGATACCACTGCCCAATACTCTCCTCCGCGTAGCCCGCGCTGGAGGTCATACCCTTGCCCCCGATGCCGGTGGTGACGCGGATATTCTCTGTTATGATATGCTCGAAGATTTCGGCTTTAGTCTGGCTGTAGAACCCCGCCCAGGCCTGCTGCACCACCAGCGGAAACTGCACAATACGCTGCGCTTCCGTCAGCATCAGGTTGTTAATATAAT encodes:
- a CDS encoding MFS transporter; amino-acid sequence: MNSQTFRAFGSRNYRLYFTGQSISLLGTWMQKTAVSWVIYSTTNSKLMLGVSVFATLFPSALLTSIGGVVSDRYDRYRVLLLTQVLSMIQAILLTAVVYFRADAVWTIIGLSVLLGLINGFDVPARQSLVYELVDNKDDLPNAVALNSSMVNLSKLIGPALAGLVIESWGEVACFGLNAISFIAVLSTLLMIKLPTFTPRPHPKNILGELIEGFAYAKNTESIRFILSRLALTSLLVLPFTTLMPVYAKDIFHGTASTFGLIDSAIGLGAFIGALYLASLKPTTNLNNVLAINTFVFGAGLILFSHAPWYPLALVLIAVGAFGMMSQVTITNTLLQTQSAPVMRGRVISLFVMANAGMQPLGSLLVGTLSEHIGVQNTVLIQGLLALGIGAFHVRHLRLARRPKPVVQPAPAAVQEATLTV
- a CDS encoding IS3 family transposase (programmed frameshift), whose protein sequence is MKGKSKRKFTSEFKLKVVLEVLKEKDTLAVISKRHELHPNQISDWKRQFLQGAASVFEAGCKPTSTNAEPETALLYEQIGRLQMEPDFFQKKVDAMSLSQRRSLLDAALSTSIRQQCQWVGLPRSTYYYQPVVATSDDLLLMRLLDEQYLLTPQYGYRKMQVALAKAGYCVNHKRVRRLMQILGIEAIYPKINTSKPAIGHRIYPYLLRGLVIVRVHQVWATDITYVPMATGYMYLMAIIDLYSRYVLSWSVSNTMEADWCCGVLRKALGSYPQPEIFNTDQGSQFTSDDFTSVLLDQNIRISMDGKGRALDNIFVERLWRSVKYEDIYLKAYQDGWQLEAGLQAYFEFYNCRRFHQSLNYRTPEEVLKGIKSSQTK
- a CDS encoding amidohydrolase family protein, which translates into the protein MTKLIALEEHFLTSEIRAAWEASPIGQEGTDRLDQGIIDERLNDLGQQRLALMDESGVDVQVLSVTTPALNNLEPEQSVILARQTNDFIAATIARHPTRFQGFATLPTASPAHAAPELARSVTELGLSGAMLCGRTREKNMDHPDFWPLYETAAALGVPLYIHPQIPQQGVRDVYYSGFGDPVVDTAFATFYSAPRF
- a CDS encoding amidohydrolase family protein, whose product is MAGVFDKYPTLQIILGHWGEVVLFYLERMNALGQLAKLQRPIADYFRQNLYVTPSGMWSQAYLQRSLEILGPERILFSVDYPYQYKPGAPGRQFIEQSTLSAGQKELFAHGNWERLMQTVNR